The following are encoded in a window of Carya illinoinensis cultivar Pawnee chromosome 15, C.illinoinensisPawnee_v1, whole genome shotgun sequence genomic DNA:
- the LOC122295853 gene encoding NAC domain-containing protein 86-like, with translation MAPVGLPPGFRFHPTDEELVNYYLKRKINGQEIELDIIPEVDLYKCEPWELAEKSFLPSRDPEWYFFGPRDRKYPNGFRTNRATRAGYWKSTGKDRRVTCQNRPIGMKKTLVYYRGRAPQGMRTDWVMHEYRLDDKEFEDTSGIQDTYALCRVFKKNGIICSEIEEQGQCNLSLLESSQGAVNDQYETMSPDVTMASSSCVDEEDKDDNSWMQFITDDAWCSSNAAMVVGGATATGGGGEEVSRMQAFTN, from the exons ATGGCACCGGTCGGCCTTCCTCCAGGTTTTAGGTTCCATCCCACCGACGAAGAGCTCGTGAATTATTATCTCAAGAGAAAAATCAATGGCCAAGAAATCGAACTCGACATTATTCCTGAGGTCGATCTCTACAAATGTGAACCATGGGAGTTAGCAG aaaaatcatttttgccAAGTAGAGATCCAGAGTGGTACTTCTTTGGACCCCGAGATAGAAAATACCCAAATGGATTCAGAACAAACAGAGCAACTCGAGCTGGATATTGGAAATCCACAGGAAAGGACAGGAGGGTTACATGCCAGAACCGACCCATTGGAATGAAGAAGACGTTGGTTTACTACAGAGGGAGAGCTCCTCAGGGGATGAGAACTGATTGGGTAATGCATGAATATCGCCTCGACGACAAGGAGTTCGAGGACACCTCAGGAATTCAG GACACATATGCACTTTGTCGAGTGTTCAAGAAAAATGGAATTATCTGCTCTGAAATTGAAGAGCAAGGGCAATGTAATTTATCATTACTTGAGAGCTCCCAAGGTGCAGTCAATGATCAATATGAAACCATGTCCCCGGATGTTACCATGGCATCATCATCATGCGTGGATGAGGAAGACAAAGATGATAATTCGTGGATGCAGTTCATCACAGACGATGCATGGTGTTCTTCTAATGCGGCTATGGTTGTTGGCGGAGCCACCGCCACCGGGGGTGGTGGTGAAGAAGTCTCTCGCATGCAGGCATTCACAAACTAA
- the LOC122296152 gene encoding ubiquitin-fold modifier-conjugating enzyme 1 yields the protein MEGWDPNTKSTLTQIPLLTTKAGPRDGAAWTQRLKEEYKALIAYTQMNKSNDNDWFRISAANPEGTRWTGKCWYVHNLLKYEFDLQFDIPITYPSTAPELELPQLDGKTQKMYRGGKICLTVHFKPLWAKNCPRFGIAHALCLGLAPWLAAEVPVLVDSGMIKHKDDATSSSET from the exons ATGGAGGGTTGGGACCCCAACACCAAATCCACACTGACCCAAATCCCTCTTCTGACGACGAAAGCCGGGCCAAGGGACGGAGCGGCATGGACGCAGAGGCTGAAGGAGGAGTACAAGGCTTTGATCGCCTATACCCAGATGAATAAGTCTAATGACAATGATTGGTTCCGGATCTCCGCGGCCAATCCCGAGGGGACTCGTTGGACCGGAAAATGCTGGTACGTTCACAACCTCCTCAAGTATGAGTTCGACCTCCAATTCGATATCCCCATCACTTACCCCTCCACGGCCCCCGAGCTCGAGCTCCCCCAGCTCGACGGCAAGACCCAGAAG ATGTATAGAGGGGGGAAGATCTGCTTGACCGTGCATTTCAAGCCGCTTTGGGCGAAGAACTG TCCTAGGTTTGGCATAGCGCATGCACTCTGCTTGGGTCTTGCACCGTGGCTTGCTGCAGAGGTTCCCGTTCTTGTGGATTCTGGTATGATTAAGCACAAGGATGATGCAACCTCATCCAGTGAAACTTAG
- the LOC122296151 gene encoding probable beta-1,4-xylosyltransferase IRX9H, which produces MASIRRTLSPYHDRTYQNGEDPYSPKLFPSSKYSSPLQDFAARFRRFLGYPPRKGQHGWRRAFYRCLFFFFLGFLLGLVPFGHVDGDDIRAQSHDFFEIKPPLLNVHQKDLVLAHQREASDDRVLVGEVSLGERVRSDLVPRKQLIVVTPTYDRALQAYFLNRLGQVLRLVPPPLLWIVVETKAASMETAEILRKTGVMYRHLVCAHNSTNVKDRGVHQRNTALDHIERHRLDGIVYFADDDNIYSLDLFHSLREISRFGTWPVAMVEQSKNKAILEGPVCNGSQIVGWHTNEKSKRLRRFHVDMSGFAFNSTILWDPKRWRRPTPVPIRQLDTVKEGFQETTFIQQVVEDESQMEGIPPSCSRIINWHLHMEARHIAYPRHWLLQKNLDVVLPIN; this is translated from the exons ATGGCGTCTATTCGACGGACGTTATCACCCTATCACGATCGCACGTACCAGAACGGCGAGGATCCCTATTCTCCGAAGCTATTTCCCAGCTCCAAATATTCGTCTCCGTTGCAGGACTTCGCTGCTCGTTTCCGCCGATTCCTCGGGTATCCGCCGCGGAAAGGCCAGCACGGCTGGAGACGAGCGTTCTACAGGtgtttgttcttcttcttcttgggtTTCTTGCTCGGTTTGGTGCCCTTCGGCCACGTAGACGGCGACGACATTCGGGCCCAGAGCCACGACTTCTTTGAGATCAAGCCCCCGCTCCTCAACGTTCACCAAAAAGACCTAGTCTTGGCCCACCAGCGCGAGGCCTCCGACGATCGTGTCTTGGTGGGCGAAGTGAGCTTGGGGGAGAGAGTGAGGTCCGATTTGGTGCCCAGGAAGCAGCTGATTGTGGTGACGCCGACGTATGACCGGGCGCTCCAGGCGTACTTCTTGAACCGGCTGGGTCAGGTGCTTCGGCTCGTGCCCCCGCCGCTCCTGTGGATAGTGGTTGAGACGAAGGCGGCGTCGATGGAGACCGCCGAGATACTGAGGAAAACGGGAGTTATGTACAGGCACTTGGTGTGCGCTCACAACTCCACCAATGTCAAAGACAGGGGTGTGCATCAGAGGAACACGGCCTTGGATCACATTGAGCGTCATAGACTCGATGGCATCGTTTACTTTGCCGACGACGATAACATCTATTCCCTCGATTTGTTCCACAGCTTGAGAGAAATTAG CCGGTTTGGCACTTGGCCTGTTGCGATGGTTGAACAAAGCAAAAACAAGGCCATATTGGAAGGCCCAGTATGCAATGGAAGTCAAATAGTTGGATGGCACACAAATGAGAAAAGTAAGAGACTTCGGAGATTTCACGTTGATATGTCAGGATTTGCATTCAACAGTACAATCTTGTGGGATCCAAAGAGATGGCGACGCCCCACCCCAGTTCCAATTCGACAGTTAGACACAGTCAAGGAGGGTTTCCAG GAAACCACATTTATACAGCAAGTGGTGGAAGATGAAAGTCAAATGGAAGGTATACCACCCAGTTGTTCAAGGATAATAAACTGGCATCTTCATATGGAAGCCCGACATATCGCTTACCCTAGACACTGGCTGCTTCAGAAAAACCTCGATGTTGTCCTCCCAATTAATTGA
- the LOC122296150 gene encoding pentatricopeptide repeat-containing protein At3g16610 has translation MKSSVVINGVFGATKKKMIWGARRLCRFSNRRGLLTNCHAQRSSLKSLPHEAIFLEEAFQTTAKYYTCLLEACIRSKSLSQGKKIHQILLKNNTHFSDSTVLEKLTHLYIECDEVVLARRVFDTISNPTVIIWNLMIRAHAWHGPFEESIRLYYRMFDRGVRPTKFTFPFVLKACSGLQAMEVGREVHDHAKELGLDSDVFVCTALIDMYAKSGDLGEAQKVFSSMSHRDVVAWNAMIAGFSLHGLYDDTIRLVVDMQKAGTSPNSSTIVAVLPTVGQANALHQGKAMHAYSMRRSFCNGVVLETGLLDMYGRCHCTSYARKIFDKMGIKNEVCWSAMIGAYVICDSMMEALALYDEMVHQSVINATPVTLAIVLRACASLTDSSKGKRLHCHAVKSGLDLDTMVGNTFLSMYAKCGLIDDALRFFNQMVCKDTISYGAIMSGCMQNGYAEEVLRIFHRMQLSGIDPDLATMLGVLPASSHLAALQHGACGHGYSIVHGFVAETSICNALIDMYSKCGKIDIARKVFDRMDTQDIISWNSMIAGYGIHGLGMESLSLFHDLLEMGLKPDYVTFIALLSACSHSGRVTEGKYWFKAMSRDFNIVPRIEHYICMADLLGRAGLLDEAHSFIRTMPFEPDVRLWGALLAACRIHKDIELGEEISKKIQGIGPEGTGNFVLLSNMYSAVGRWDDAAYVRIMQKDRGFKKSPGCSWVEINGVIHAFVGGDRSHPQSSYINRKLEELLVEMKRLGYRAESSFVLQDVEEEEKERILLYHSEKLAIAFGILSLSPNKSILVTKNLRVCVDCHTAIKYITLITKREITVRDASRFHHFRNGICNCGDYW, from the coding sequence ATGAAAAGCAGTGTTGTTATTAATGGAGTATTTGGCGCAACCAAGAAGAAGATGATATGGGGAGCAAGGCGTCTCTGCAGATTTAGCAATAGGAGGGGATTGCTAACCAATTGCCATGCCCAACGTAGTTCTCTGAAATCTCTCCCACACGAAGCTATTTTTCTAGAAGAAGCTTTTCAAACAACAGCCAAATACTATACATGCCTCCTCGAAGCTTGCATCCGATCGAAGTCGCTCTCCCAAGGCaagaaaattcatcaaattctcCTCAAGAACAACACCCATTTCTCAGATTCCACTGTACTCGAGAAACTTACCCATTTGTACATCGAATGTGACGAAGTCGTACTTGCGCGCCGCGTGTTCGATACAATTTCTAATCCGACTGTTATTATATGGAACCTTATGATAAGAGCTCATGCGTGGCATGGACCCTTTGAAGAATCCATCCGTTTGTACTATCGAATGTTTGATAGAGGTGTTAGACCGACCAAATTCACGTTCCCGTTTGTTCTCAAAGCATGTTCCGGTCTGCAAGCTATGGAAGTGGGAAGAGAGGTGCATGATCATGCGAAAGAACTTGGGCTTGATTCCGATGTATTTGTATGCACTGCTTTGATTGATATGTATGCTAAGTCTGGAGATTTAGGTGAGGCGCAAAAAGTTTTTAGTAGTATGTCGCATAGGGATGTTGTAGCATGGAATGCTATGATTGCTGGGTTTTCGCTTCATGGGCTTTATGATGATACCATACGGTTGGTCGTGGATATGCAGAAAGCGGGAACAAGCCCCAACTCTTCAACGATAGTAGCAGTTCTTCCGACGGTTGGACAAGCTAATGCTTTGCACCAAGGGAAGGCCATGCATGCCTACTCTATGAGGAGGAGCTTTTGTAACGGTGTGGTGCTTGAAACTGGGCTTTTGGATATGTATGGTAGATGTCACTGCACATCCTATGCTAGAAAAATATTTGACAAGATGGGTATCAAGAATGAGGTTTGTTGGAGTGCTATGATTGGAGCATATGTTATATGTGATTCTATGATGGAGGCATTGGCATTATATGACGAGATGGTGCATCAAAGTGTGATAAATGCAACTCCAGTCACTCTTGCGATTGTACTTCGAGCTTGTGCAAGCCTAACCGATTCCAGCAAAGGAAAACGCTTACATTGTCACGCAGTCAAATCAGGTTTAGACTTAGATACAATGGTAGGTAATACCTTTCTTTCAATGTATGCTAAGTGTGGGCTTATAGATGATGCTCTCAGATTCTTTAACCAAATGGTTTGTAAAGATACTATTTCCTATGGTGCTATCATGTCGGGGTGCATGCAGAATGGTTATGCAGAGGAGGTTTTAAGAATTTTTCACCGAATGCAGTTGTCTGGGATTGACCCTGACCTTGCAACCATGTTGGGTGTTCTCCCAGCTTCGTCACATTTGGCTGCTCTCCAACATGGAGCCTGTGGCCATGGTTACTCGATTGTTCACGGCTTTGTAGCTGAGACATCAATCTGCAATGCGCTTATTGATATGTACTCAAAGTGCGGGAAGATAGATATAGCTAGGAAGGTTTTCGATAGGATGGATACCCAAGATATTATCTCATGGAATTCAATGATAGCTGGTTATGGTATCCATGGTCTTGGCATGGAATCGCTTTCACTGTTCCATGACCTTTTAGAAATGGGTTTAAAGCCAGATTATGTGACTTTCATTGCTCTTTTATCTGCTTGCAGTCATTCAGGACGAGTTACAGAAGGGAAATACTGGTTTAAGGCCATGAGTCGTGATTTCAACATTGTACCAAGGATTGAGCATTATATATGCATGGCTGATCTTCTCGGTCGGGCTGGTCTTTTGGATGAGGCGCACAGCTTCATTAGAACAATGCCATTCGAACCTGATGTTCGTTTATGGGGTGCTCTACTTGCGGCATGTAGGATCCACAAGGATATTGAACTTGGGGAAGAAATATCAAAGAAGATTCAGGGAATAGGACCTGAAGGTACTGGAAACTTTGTCCTTTTATCTAATATGTACAGTGCCGTTGGAAGATGGGATGATGCAGCCTATGTTAGAATCATGCAGAAGGACAGAGGCTTCAAGAAAAGCCCAGGCTGCAGTTGGGTTGAGATAAATGGGGTTATCCATGCATTTGTTGGTGGAGATCGATCCCACCCACAATCATCATATATAAACAGGAAGTTAGAGGAATTGCTAGTGGAAATGAAAAGGTTGGGATATCGTGCAGAATCTAGTTTTGTTCTCCAAGATGTTGAAGAAGAGGAGAAGGAAAGGATTCTCCTTTATCACAGCGAGAAACTAGCCATTGCATTTGGAATTCTTAGCTTGAGTCCCAACAAGTCCATTCTAGTTACAAAGAATTTGCGGGTTTGTGTAGACTGCCATACTGCCATAAAATATATTACTCTCATAACAAAGAGAGAGATAACCGTTAGAGATGCAAGTCGGTTCCATCATTTCAGGAATGGAATCTGCAACTGTGGTGATTACTGGTGA